GCCAGATCAACCTTGGTCTCAACGGCAGGGTTATCCAGATTGATCGTCGGTGGCGCCACCTGATCACGAATCGCAAGGATCGCAAAAATCCCCTCGATCGCGCCCGCCGCGCCCAGCAGGTGGCCTGTCATCGACTTGGTTGACGACATCGTGACCTTGCCCGCGTGTTCGCCCATCATCCGTTCGACCGCGCCCAGTTCGATGGTATCGGCCATCGTGCTGGTGCCGTGGGCGTTGATGTAATCCAGATCTTTGGGCTCCAGCCCCGCATCCTCCAACGCGGCGCGCATCGACCGCTCGCCCCCTTCGCCATCTTCCGAAGGTGCGGTGATGTGATAGGCGTCACCCGACATGCCATAGCCCAGCACCTCGGCGTAAATCTTGGCGCCGCGCGCCTTGGCGTGCTCGTATTCTTCCAGCACGACCATGCCTGCACCTTCGCCCATGACAAACCCGTCACGGTCGGCGTCATAGGGCCGGCTGGCCGCCTCTGGATCATCGGCGCGCTTGGTGGACAGGGCCTTGCAGGCGTTGAAACCGGCAATGCCGATCTCGCAGATCGTCGCTTCGGCCCCGCCGGCAATCATTACATCCGCCGCGCCATATTTGATGATCCGCGCCGCATCACCCATCGCATGGGCACCTGTGGAACAGGCCGTGACAACCGCGTGGTTGGGGCCTTTGAACCCATATTTGATGGCGATCTGCCCCGAAATCAGGTTGATCAGCGCACCGGGAACAAAAAACGGCGACACACGGCGCGGCCCCTTTTCCTTCATCATCACAGCGGTTTGCGCGATCGAGTTCAAACCGCCAATGCCCGACCCGGCCAGAACGCCCGTGCGATTACGCTGCGCGTCCGTTTCCGGCACCCAGCCGGAATCCTCGACCGCTTGCTGGGCCGCAGCCATGCCGAACAGAATGAAGGTATCAACCTTGCGCTGTTCTTTTGGCTCCATGTATTTGGCCGCATCAAAGGTGCCATCACTGCCATCACCGTGCTTGACCTCGCAGGCATAGGTGGTGGCAAACCCTTCGGGATCAAACCGGGTAATCGGACCGGCGCCGGACTGGCCGTCCAGAATACGTTTCCAGCTTTCTTCAACACCATCTGCCAATGGCGTGACCAATCCCAATCCTGTGACGACAACTCGGCGCATATTCTGCCCTTACCTTTTGGGTTTCATTGCGCCCGTGATACCGCAGGCAACCGCCAAGGGGCAAGGGCAGGCAGGCGCATTATGGTCCCATTGGCAGTGACTTGCGCCCTGCCCTGCGCAACCGACCAACGCAAAAGGGCGGCACCTCGCGGCACCGCCCTTTCCGATAAGATCCAAAGCGGCTTAGGACGCTTCGGTGATAAACTTGACCGCATCGCCAAACGACTGGATCGTTTCAGCTGCATCGTCGGGGATTTCGATCCCGAATTCTTCTTCGAACGCCATGACCAGTTCAACGGTATCAAGGCTGTCAGCACCCAGGTCGTCGATGAACGAGGCGTTTTCAACAACCTTGTCTTCTTCCACACCCAGATGCTCAACTACGATTTTGCGCA
This portion of the Octadecabacter sp. SW4 genome encodes:
- a CDS encoding acyl carrier protein, which encodes MSDVADRVRKIVVEHLGVEEDKVVENASFIDDLGADSLDTVELVMAFEEEFGIEIPDDAAETIQSFGDAVKFITEAS
- the fabF gene encoding beta-ketoacyl-ACP synthase II, which encodes MRRVVVTGLGLVTPLADGVEESWKRILDGQSGAGPITRFDPEGFATTYACEVKHGDGSDGTFDAAKYMEPKEQRKVDTFILFGMAAAQQAVEDSGWVPETDAQRNRTGVLAGSGIGGLNSIAQTAVMMKEKGPRRVSPFFVPGALINLISGQIAIKYGFKGPNHAVVTACSTGAHAMGDAARIIKYGAADVMIAGGAEATICEIGIAGFNACKALSTKRADDPEAASRPYDADRDGFVMGEGAGMVVLEEYEHAKARGAKIYAEVLGYGMSGDAYHITAPSEDGEGGERSMRAALEDAGLEPKDLDYINAHGTSTMADTIELGAVERMMGEHAGKVTMSSTKSMTGHLLGAAGAIEGIFAILAIRDQVAPPTINLDNPAVETKVDLAPNKKVEREINVALSNSFGFGGTNASVLFGKVR